One region of Ostrinia nubilalis chromosome 14, ilOstNubi1.1, whole genome shotgun sequence genomic DNA includes:
- the LOC135078051 gene encoding uncharacterized protein LOC135078051, with product MGSVLSNTSAREHDADVMSESETMDNPSGSHDTKENANIDEDYVETVTDEARAKTKEEEMIEFKKQLNIKREQRKQILARHRAEKEELEKSLNSEKQSKLELVQTNKLLRELLLKHNIEIPDDLLSSSQDSDLIGTITQMKEEFESLKSNNNKLRKDLAESNNTLQNAYSDIADLNSQNIESMKQISALKEVVSVSKTMIAIREQQLNELKEKLSEIEKSLADREASMLSTDLRQEYERQLQNIRTLRGLYEERARLAEVTRVNLVRDLEEQKLLNQAEVNKTKNLSEKVKELEDKIEALIETIQNKNNQISVCQDESLGLRAEMMVVNKLFSEVLLGYKTKKDLDKLVHRLEENHGILTQMAERENDAEASTALPKLLLELVCQVDEGDEEQEEPEESQLDSVNLSTQQETSEEDLDKSSSTTAEEIVQNLPKVWRVLMELLSHQSVADPNTEEKVTTCYKSVETKSGPVLVPSVSQTYIRLKDLIVEKLALIKEVNRMKQLNSHLETRLEEQERRLCLVTTELGKTWHVVGRLRRHHHQLHTHEKILKYELQQKRKLLNELKEELEYCREKWEQAREKNTQSEKDWRKLRAEFSSRKTGSPAFNNSAESGYSDERPSDESSESNDESEYVTEPPIRCKRKLKKSFETIIDSSTDFNLAAEREDPASDMLDVADLPLDTQDDSHSENGPKSEVLCEETEDEVGDITNDSYIEESASASRDHDNANVVKIDLPGTSTEVAGIIAPSASQNLIDPAEILKNIKRQNERLANKDQKLENLEKNSANLLQKVKLTSKLGEQINSTLDHILKPRSSREPDSSSHHKNEEDLSITDSKNDQSTQEPNTDDVEVIIKNEEIEEESNKSESANVNDTDSASSEDVSQQCECSETQSSSSVYETPNTSTVDFKAILENVKKQDERLVKKDQRFENLEKECSKVIENINHTLHTGQELSDKLETLHNVRGEGVDVNEIANEDTQGSKTEIDDQEPSTSSDIDHEARFAARDIRLKRLEEQTKCLVNKVNKTTSKGVKIHYKLEELHNIYGSESSRAGTPSEESEDKNEEEETQNEQVDNQSQ from the exons ATGGGAAGCGTTCTCAGTAATACTTCGGCGAGAGAACACGACGCAGACGTCATGAGTGAAAGTGAAACAATGGACAATCCAAGCGGCTCCCATGATACTAAGGAAAACGCCAACATCGATGAAGATTATGTGGAAACTGTTACTGATGAAGCTCGTGCAAAAACTAAAGAAGAAGAAATGATAGAATTCAAGAAACAACTCAACATCAAAAGAGAACAAAGAAAACAAATTCTTGCTAGACACAGAGCTGAAAAAGAAGAATTAGAGAAGTCTTTAAACAGTGAAAAGCAGTCTAAACTGGAATTAGTGCAAACCAACAAATTACTTCGAGAACTTTTGCTGAAACATAATATCGAGATACCTGATGATCTATTGAGTTCCAGTCAAGATTCAGATCTCATTGGTACTATAACACAGATGAAAGAAGAATTTGAaagtttgaaatcaaacaaCAACAAGTTGAGAAAAGATTTAGCtgaatctaacaatactctTCAGAACGCGTACTCCGATATAGCAGATTTGAATTCACAAAACATAGAATCTATGAAGCAGATCAGTGCACTCAAGGAAGTGGTTTCTGTAAGCAAAACAATGATTGCAATTCGTGAACAGCAACTTAATGAG ctaaaagaaaaattaagtgAAATTGAAAAATCATTGGCTGATAGAGAAGCTAGCATGTTATCAACAGACCTAAGGCAAGAGTACGAAAGGCAGTTACAAAACATTCGCACTCTCCGAGGACTCTATGAGGAGAGGGCTCGTCTCGCTGAAGTCACTAGAGTGAATCTAGTTCGGGATCTGGAAgaacaaaaactgctgaaccaAGCGGAAGTTAACAA GACTAAAAACTTATCGGAAAAAGTTAAAGAACTTGAAGACAAAATCGAAGCGCTAATTGAAACAatccaaaacaaaaacaatcaaATAAGTGTTTGCCAAGATGAATCACTGGGTTTGAGAGCTGAAATGATGGTTGTCAACAAG CTTTTTTCCGAAGTGCTTTTGggatataaaacaaaaaaggaCCTCGACAAGTTGGTGCATCGCCTTGAAGAAAATCATGGTATCCTAACTCAAATGGCTGAAAGAGAAAACGACGCTGAAGCCTCCACCGCGTTGCCTAAACTTTTGTTAGAGTTAGTTTGTCAAGTTGACGAAGGAGATGAAGAACAAGAGGAACCAGAAGAGTCTCAGCTTGACAGCGTCAATCTGAGTACGCAACAGGAAACTTCAGAAGAAGACTTAG ATAAGTCCAGTTCTACAACAGCTGAAGAAATTGTCCAAAATTTGCCTAAAGTGTGGCGGGTCCTCATGGAACTTTTGAGTCACCAAAGCGTGGCTGATCCAAACACCGAAGAAAAAGTCACAACATGCTACAAATCTGTAGAAACGAAATCTGGACCTGTACTAGTGCCAAGCGTTAGTCAGACTTACATCAGATTAAAA GATCTAATTGTTGAGAAACTGGCGCTGATTAAAGAAGTTAACCGCATGAAGCAACTAAACTCGCATCTAGAGACTCGCTTAGAAGAACAAGAACGCCGACTTTGTTTAGTCACCACTGAACTGGGTAAAACGTGGCACGTTGTTGGGAGATTACGCCGCCACCATCACCAGCTACACACGCATGAGAAGATTCTAAAATATGAGTTACAACAAAAGAGAAAACTGTTGAATGAACTGAAAGAGGAACTTGAATATTGTAGAGAAAAATGGGAACAAGCTCGTGAAAAAAATACTCAATCCGAAAAAGATTGGAGGAAACTTAGAGCCGAATTTTCTAGCCGAAAAACGGGATCACCGGCGTTCAACAATTCAGCAGAAAGTGGATACAGTGATGAAAGACCTTCTGACGAATCTTCAGAATCAAACGATGAGAGTGAATATGTAACAGAGCCCCCAATCAGATGCAAGAGAAAACTTAAGAAATCGTTTGAAACTATAATAGACTCCAGCACGGATTTCAACTTAGCAGCAGAAAGAGAAGACCCTGCTAGTGATATGCTGGATGTTGCAGATTTGCCTCTTGATACACAAGACGACAGTCACAGTGAAAATGGTCCAAAAAGTGAAGTTTTATGTGAAGAAACGGAAGACGAAGTTGGCGATATTACTAATGATTCGTATATTGAAGAGTCAGCGTCGGCATCGCGGGATCATGATAACGCAAATGTTGTCAAAATTGATCTTCCGGGGACCAGTACTGAAGTTGCAGGTATTATTGCACCAAGTGCTTCACAAAATCTCATTGACCCGGCAGAAATccttaaaaacataaaacgacAAAATGAAAGGTTAGCTAACAAAGATCAAAAACTCGAAAATTTAGAAAAGAACAGTGCAAATCTTTTGCAAAAGGTCAAGTTGACGAGTAAGTTGGGTGAACAAATTAATAGTACTTTAGATCACATTTTGAAACCCCGATCTAGCAGAGAACCAGATAGTTCATCTCATCATAAGAACGAAGAAGACTTATCAATCACGGATAGCAAAAATGATCAATCAACACAAGAACCGAACACAGACGATGTTGAAGTAATCATCAAGAATGAAGAAATTGAAGAGGAAAGTAACAAATCAGAGTCTGCAAATGTTAACGATACAGATTCGGCTTCGAGTGAAGATGTGTCACAACAATGCGAGTGTTCAGAAACCCAATCATCTAGTTCCGTTTATGAGACGCCAAACACAAGTACTGTTGATTTTAAAGCCATTTTAGAAAACGTTAAGAAGCAGGATGAGCGGTTGGTCAAAAAAGACCAAAGGTTTGAAAATTTAGAGAAAGAATGTTCCAAAGTAATTGAAAACATTAATCACACGTTGCATACAGGCCAAGAACTCAGTGACAAGCTAGAAACACTTCACAATGTTAGAGGAGAGGGTGTAGATGTTAATGAAATAGCTAATGAAGATACGCAAGGTTCAAAGACTGAAATAGATGATCAGGAACCATCTACATCCAGTGATATTGACCACGAAGCACGATTTGCTGCAAGAGACATTCGATTGAAAAGGTTGGAAGAACAAACTAAATGTTTGGTGAACAAAGTCAATAAAACGACGAGCAAGGGCGTCAAGATACATTACAAGTTGGAGGAACTCCACAACATTTATGGGTCTGAGAGCTCCCGTGCCGGCACGCCATCAGAAGAAAGCGAGGATAAAAATGAGGAAGAAGAAACCCAGAATGAACAAGTAGATAATCAATCTCAATAA